A region of Beijerinckia sp. 28-YEA-48 DNA encodes the following proteins:
- the rplA gene encoding 50S ribosomal protein L1, with protein MADGKRIKKARDGIDRVKLYPLDEAIKLVKDRAAAKFDETVEIAMNLGVDPKHADQMVRGVVNLPNGTGRTVRVAVFARGAKADEAKAAGADIVGAEELVTIVNGGTIDFDRCIATPDMMGLVGRLGKVLGPRGLMPNPRVGTVTMDVAAAVKASKGGAVEFRVEKAGIVQGTVGKVSFGAEKLSENVKAFVDAVARAKPAGAKGTYIQRVAVSSTQGPGVKVDPTTVVTQGTVGA; from the coding sequence CTGATGGAAAGCGCATCAAGAAGGCGCGCGACGGTATCGATCGCGTCAAGCTCTATCCCCTCGACGAGGCGATCAAGCTGGTTAAGGACCGGGCCGCCGCCAAGTTCGACGAAACCGTCGAAATCGCGATGAACCTCGGCGTTGATCCGAAGCATGCGGACCAGATGGTTCGTGGCGTCGTCAATCTGCCGAATGGCACGGGCCGTACCGTGCGCGTGGCGGTGTTCGCCCGTGGCGCCAAGGCTGACGAAGCCAAGGCGGCGGGTGCCGACATCGTTGGTGCCGAAGAACTGGTCACCATCGTCAACGGCGGCACGATCGATTTCGATCGTTGCATAGCCACCCCGGACATGATGGGCCTGGTCGGTCGTCTCGGTAAGGTGCTGGGCCCGCGCGGCCTGATGCCGAACCCGCGCGTCGGCACGGTGACCATGGATGTGGCCGCGGCCGTCAAGGCCTCGAAGGGCGGCGCTGTTGAGTTCCGTGTCGAGAAGGCCGGCATCGTGCAGGGCACGGTCGGCAAGGTCTCGTTCGGCGCTGAAAAGCTGTCCGAGAACGTCAAGGCCTTCGTCGATGCGGTCGCTCGCGCCAAGCCGGCAGGTGCCAAGGGCACCTATATCCAGCGTGTCGCAGTGTCCTCGACTCAGGGCCCGGGCGTGAAGGTCGATCCGACCACCGTCGTGACCCAGGGCACCGTCGGCGCCTAA
- the rplJ gene encoding 50S ribosomal protein L10, with translation MDRAGKRELVAELGGVFKKTSVVVVAHYSGLTVAQLQDLRKRMRAAGASVQVAKNRLAKIALDGTDVASIAPLLKGPTLIAYSEDPVAAPKVAVAFAKDFDKLVILGGAMGTTALNPDGVKSLATMPSLDELRAKIVGLINAPATKIAQLSTAPAAKLARVFGAYAKRDAA, from the coding sequence GTGGACAGAGCGGGTAAGAGAGAGCTCGTCGCGGAACTCGGCGGTGTCTTCAAGAAGACTTCCGTCGTGGTCGTGGCGCACTACTCCGGCCTGACCGTCGCCCAGCTTCAGGATCTGCGTAAGCGGATGCGTGCAGCTGGAGCCTCGGTGCAGGTCGCCAAGAACCGCCTCGCCAAGATCGCCCTCGATGGCACTGACGTCGCCTCCATCGCGCCCCTGCTCAAGGGGCCGACCCTGATCGCCTATTCGGAAGATCCGGTGGCGGCGCCAAAGGTCGCCGTGGCTTTTGCTAAGGATTTCGACAAGCTCGTAATCCTCGGCGGCGCTATGGGAACGACCGCCCTGAACCCGGATGGTGTGAAGTCGCTTGCGACCATGCCGTCCCTGGATGAACTGCGCGCCAAGATCGTTGGGCTCATCAATGCGCCCGCGACGAAGATCGCTCAGCTCTCCACCGCGCCTGCTGCCAAGCTGGCGCGCGTATTCGGGGCTTATGCCAAACGAGACGCGGCCTAA
- the rplL gene encoding 50S ribosomal protein L7/L12, with translation MANLEKIVDDLSSLTVLEAAELAKMLEEKWGVSAAAAVAVAAAPAGAAAAAAEEQTEFTVVLASAGDKKIEVIKEVRAITGLGLKEAKDLVEGAPKPVKEGVSKDDAAKLKAQLEKAGAKVELK, from the coding sequence ATGGCAAATCTCGAAAAGATCGTCGATGACCTGTCGAGCTTGACCGTCCTCGAGGCGGCTGAACTCGCCAAGATGCTCGAAGAGAAGTGGGGCGTTTCGGCTGCTGCGGCTGTGGCCGTTGCTGCGGCTCCGGCCGGCGCTGCCGCCGCCGCTGCTGAAGAGCAGACTGAGTTCACCGTTGTCCTGGCTTCGGCCGGCGACAAGAAGATCGAAGTCATTAAGGAAGTCCGCGCCATCACCGGTCTGGGCCTCAAGGAAGCCAAGGACCTCGTCGAAGGCGCTCCGAAGCCCGTCAAGGAAGGCGTCAGCAAGGACGACGCTGCCAAGCTCAAGGCTCAGCTTGAAAAGGCTGGCGCCAAGGTCGAGCTCAAGTAA
- the rpoB gene encoding DNA-directed RNA polymerase subunit beta, giving the protein MAQASAQATQQSFTGRKRIRKFFGHIREVAEMPNLIEVQKASYDQFLMVDEPQGGRGDEGLQAVFKSVFPISDFSQTALLEFVRYEFEAPKYDVDECRQRGMTFAAPLKVKLRLIVFDVDPDTNARSVRDIKEQDVYMGDMPFMTLNGTFIVNGTERVIVSQMHRSPGVFFDHDKGKTHSSGKLLFAARIIPYRGSWLDIEFDAKDIVYARIDRRRKIPVTSLLFALGMDGEEVLNTFYKKVNYTRITDKKTKEHYWRVPYDAERMKGVKATVDLIDADTGEVVIEAGKKITVRSARQLAEKGVKALRQQDEDLFGQYLAEDIYDPSTGEIFAEAGDEITAKTLPLLIEHAGSELVLLDIDHINIGPYIRNTLAVDKNSNREEALFDIYRVMRPGEPPTIESAEAMFHSLFFDSERYDLSAVGRVKMNMRMDLDAEDTVRILRKDDIIAVVRALVDLRDGRGEIDDIDHLGNRRVRSVGELMENQYRLGLLRMERAIKERMSSIDIDTVMPQDLINAKPAAAAVREFFGSSQLSQFMDQTNPLSEITHKRRLSALGPGGLTRERAGFEVRDVHPTHYGRICPIETPEGPNIGLINSLATFARVNKYGFIEAPYRKVHDGQVSEEVAYLSAMEEQKHYVAQANVVMDSKNQLTEDLIVCRHAGDVIMVPRDRVDYMDVSPKQLVSVAAALIPFLENDDANRALMGSNMQRQAVPLVRTDAPLVGTGMEAVVARDSGAAIAARRTGVIDQIDATRIVIRATEDLDSARPGVDIYRLMKFQRSNQSTCINQKPLVKVGDFVRKGDIIADGPSTDLGDLALGRNVLVAFMPWNGYNFEDSILLNERIVKDDVFTSIHIDEFEVMARDTKLGPEEITRDIPNVSEEALKNLDEAGIVYIGAEVQAGDILCGKITPKGESPMTPEEKLLRAIFGEKASDVRDTSLRVPPGVQGTIVEVRVFNRHGVDKDERAQAIEREEIERLAKDRDDEQAILDRNVYGRLSEMLNDKKAISGPKGFKKETVLTREIFEEYPRSQWWTFAVEDDHVMSEIEAMRKQYDEAKKGLESRFLDKVEKLQRGDELPPGVMKMVKVFVAVKRKIQPGDKMAGRHGNKGVVSKIVPTEDMPFLPDGTAVDIVLNPLGVPSRMNVGQILETHLGWACAGLGKQVGDTVNAYLKDGNVRPLRDKLTEIYGKDETVKSLDDKSLVELGQNLRRGVPIATPVFDGAREKDIVEMLGQAGLASSGQVTLFDGRSGEPFDRQVTVGYIYMLKLHHLVDDKIHARSIGPYSLVTQQPLGGKAQFGGQRFGEMEVWALEAYGAAYTLQEMLTVKSDDVAGRTKVYEAIVRGDDAFESGIPESFNVLVKEMRSLGLNVELAVTKKIEGSTAEAAE; this is encoded by the coding sequence ATGGCTCAAGCGTCGGCTCAAGCAACTCAGCAATCCTTCACTGGCCGCAAGCGTATCCGCAAGTTTTTCGGGCACATCCGCGAAGTAGCGGAAATGCCGAACCTGATCGAAGTCCAAAAGGCTTCCTATGATCAATTCCTCATGGTGGACGAGCCGCAGGGTGGCCGTGGCGATGAGGGTTTGCAGGCTGTGTTCAAATCGGTCTTCCCGATTTCGGATTTTTCGCAGACGGCCCTTCTGGAGTTCGTGCGCTACGAATTCGAGGCGCCGAAATATGACGTTGACGAGTGCCGTCAGCGCGGCATGACCTTTGCGGCGCCGCTGAAGGTCAAGCTGCGTCTGATCGTGTTCGACGTCGATCCCGATACCAACGCCCGTTCCGTCCGCGACATCAAGGAGCAGGACGTTTACATGGGCGACATGCCGTTCATGACCTTGAACGGTACGTTCATCGTCAACGGCACCGAGCGCGTTATCGTCTCGCAGATGCATCGTTCGCCTGGCGTGTTCTTCGATCACGACAAGGGCAAGACCCATTCGTCCGGCAAGCTGCTGTTTGCCGCGCGCATCATTCCCTATCGCGGTTCCTGGCTCGATATCGAATTCGACGCCAAGGACATCGTCTATGCGCGTATCGACCGTCGCCGTAAGATTCCGGTGACGTCGCTTCTGTTCGCGCTCGGCATGGACGGCGAGGAAGTGCTGAACACCTTCTACAAGAAGGTGAACTACACCCGTATCACCGACAAGAAAACCAAAGAGCATTACTGGCGCGTGCCCTACGATGCCGAGCGCATGAAGGGCGTGAAGGCGACGGTCGATCTGATCGACGCGGACACCGGCGAAGTCGTTATCGAAGCCGGCAAGAAGATCACCGTGCGCTCCGCACGCCAGCTCGCCGAGAAGGGCGTGAAGGCGCTGCGCCAGCAGGACGAAGATCTGTTCGGCCAGTATCTCGCCGAAGACATCTACGACCCGAGCACCGGTGAGATTTTTGCCGAAGCGGGCGATGAGATCACCGCCAAGACGCTTCCGCTGCTCATCGAGCATGCCGGTAGCGAGTTGGTGCTGCTCGACATCGATCACATCAACATCGGTCCCTACATCCGCAACACGCTCGCGGTCGACAAGAATTCGAACCGCGAAGAAGCGCTGTTCGACATCTATCGCGTGATGCGTCCGGGCGAGCCGCCGACGATCGAATCGGCGGAAGCGATGTTCCACTCGCTGTTCTTCGACTCCGAGCGTTACGACCTGTCGGCCGTCGGTCGCGTCAAGATGAACATGCGCATGGACCTCGATGCCGAGGACACGGTGCGCATCCTGCGTAAGGACGACATCATCGCCGTCGTGCGCGCGCTCGTCGACCTGCGTGACGGTCGCGGCGAGATCGATGACATCGACCATCTCGGCAACCGCCGCGTGCGCTCGGTCGGCGAACTGATGGAAAATCAGTATCGCCTCGGCTTGCTCCGCATGGAGCGCGCCATCAAGGAGCGCATGTCGTCGATCGATATCGACACGGTGATGCCGCAGGACCTGATCAACGCCAAGCCGGCGGCTGCCGCCGTGCGTGAGTTCTTCGGTTCCTCGCAGCTGTCGCAGTTCATGGATCAGACGAACCCGCTGTCTGAGATCACCCACAAGCGTCGCCTTTCGGCGCTTGGCCCGGGCGGTCTTACCCGCGAGCGCGCTGGCTTCGAAGTGCGCGACGTGCATCCGACGCATTACGGCCGTATCTGCCCGATTGAAACGCCGGAAGGCCCGAACATCGGTCTGATCAACTCGCTGGCGACCTTCGCTCGCGTCAACAAGTACGGCTTCATCGAGGCGCCTTATCGCAAGGTGCACGACGGTCAGGTGAGCGAAGAAGTCGCTTACCTGTCGGCGATGGAAGAGCAGAAGCATTACGTGGCGCAGGCCAACGTCGTCATGGACAGCAAGAACCAGCTGACCGAAGATCTCATCGTTTGCCGTCATGCGGGCGATGTCATCATGGTGCCGCGCGATCGCGTCGACTACATGGACGTCTCGCCGAAGCAGCTCGTTTCGGTCGCCGCGGCGCTGATCCCGTTCCTTGAGAACGACGACGCCAACCGCGCGCTCATGGGCTCGAACATGCAGCGTCAGGCCGTGCCGTTGGTGCGTACCGACGCGCCGCTGGTCGGCACGGGCATGGAAGCTGTCGTGGCGCGCGATTCCGGCGCCGCGATCGCGGCACGCCGGACGGGTGTCATCGATCAGATCGATGCGACGCGTATCGTTATTCGTGCCACGGAAGATCTCGACTCGGCTCGTCCGGGCGTCGACATCTACCGGCTGATGAAGTTCCAGCGTTCGAACCAGTCGACCTGTATCAACCAGAAGCCGTTGGTGAAGGTTGGCGACTTCGTGCGCAAGGGCGACATCATCGCTGACGGTCCGTCGACCGATCTCGGCGATTTGGCCCTTGGCCGCAACGTGCTCGTCGCGTTCATGCCGTGGAATGGCTACAACTTCGAAGATTCGATCCTGCTCAACGAGCGGATCGTCAAGGACGACGTGTTCACGTCGATCCACATTGACGAATTCGAAGTCATGGCTCGTGACACCAAGCTTGGTCCCGAGGAAATCACCCGCGACATTCCGAACGTTTCGGAAGAAGCGCTGAAGAACCTCGACGAAGCCGGCATTGTCTACATCGGCGCCGAAGTTCAGGCGGGCGACATCCTCTGCGGTAAGATCACGCCGAAGGGTGAAAGCCCGATGACGCCGGAAGAGAAGCTTCTGCGCGCCATCTTCGGCGAGAAGGCTTCGGACGTGCGCGACACCTCGCTGCGGGTGCCGCCGGGCGTGCAGGGCACGATCGTTGAGGTGCGCGTGTTCAATCGACATGGCGTCGATAAGGACGAGCGCGCTCAGGCGATCGAGCGTGAGGAAATCGAGCGTCTCGCCAAGGATCGCGACGACGAACAGGCGATCCTTGACCGTAACGTCTACGGGCGTCTCTCGGAAATGCTGAACGACAAGAAGGCGATCAGCGGTCCGAAGGGCTTCAAGAAGGAAACCGTGCTGACGCGCGAGATCTTCGAGGAGTATCCGCGCTCCCAGTGGTGGACGTTTGCCGTCGAAGACGATCACGTGATGAGCGAGATCGAAGCAATGCGTAAGCAGTACGACGAAGCGAAGAAGGGGCTGGAAAGCCGCTTCCTCGACAAGGTCGAGAAGCTGCAACGTGGCGACGAACTGCCGCCGGGCGTGATGAAGATGGTCAAGGTCTTCGTCGCTGTGAAGCGCAAGATCCAGCCGGGCGACAAGATGGCCGGCCGTCACGGCAACAAGGGTGTCGTGTCCAAGATCGTTCCGACCGAGGACATGCCGTTCCTGCCCGATGGTACCGCTGTCGACATCGTGCTCAATCCGCTCGGCGTGCCGAGCCGCATGAACGTCGGTCAGATTCTCGAAACCCATCTGGGTTGGGCTTGCGCCGGTCTCGGTAAGCAAGTCGGCGACACGGTGAATGCCTATCTTAAGGATGGCAACGTCAGGCCGCTGCGTGACAAGCTCACGGAGATCTACGGCAAGGACGAGACCGTCAAGTCGCTCGATGACAAGTCGCTGGTCGAGCTCGGCCAGAACCTGCGTCGTGGTGTTCCGATCGCAACGCCCGTCTTCGACGGTGCGCGCGAGAAGGATATCGTCGAGATGCTCGGCCAGGCCGGTTTGGCTTCGTCGGGGCAGGTGACCCTGTTCGACGGCCGCAGCGGTGAGCCTTTCGATCGTCAGGTGACGGTTGGCTACATCTACATGCTGAAGCTGCATCATCTTGTCGACGACAAGATCCATGCGCGCTCGATCGGCCCGTACTCGCTCGTCACGCAGCAGCCGCTGGGTGGTAAGGCGCAGTTCGGCGGCCAGCGCTTCGGTGAGATGGAGGTGTGGGCGCTCGAAGCTTACGGCGCGGCTTACACCTTGCAGGAAATGTTGACGGTGAAGTCCGATGACGTTGCCGGCCGCACCAAGGTCTACGAGGCGATCGTGCGCGGTGATGACGCGTTCGAGAGCGGCATCCCGGAGAGCTTCAACGTGCTCGTCAAGGAAATGCGCTCGCTCGGCCTCAACGTGGAGCTGGCTGTGACCAAAAAGATCGAGGGTTCGACGGCGGAAGCCGCGGAATAA
- the rpoC gene encoding DNA-directed RNA polymerase subunit beta' translates to MNQEVMNLFSPVVQPQAFDQIQISIASPEKILSWSFGEIKKPETINYRTFKPERDGLFCARIFGPIKDYECLCGKYKRMKYKGVICEKCGVEVTLSRVRRERMGHISLAAPVAHIWFLKSLPSRIGLLMDMTLKELERILYFESYIVLDAGLTPLKDRQLLSEDEYLRAQDEYGQDNFTASIGAEAIRSMLKGMDLEKIAAQLRVEISEATTELKPKKLAKRLKIIEAFMQSGNKPEWMVLTEVPVIPPDLRPLVPLDGGRFATSDLNDLYRRVINRNNRLKRLIELRAPDIIIRNEKRMLQEAVDALFDNGRRGRVITGANKRPLKSLADMLKGKQGRFRQNLLGKRVDYSGRSVIVVGPELKLHQCGLPKKMALELFKPFIYSRLDAKGFSATVKQAKKLVEKEKPEVWDILDEVIREHPVLLNRAPTLHRLGIQAFEPVLIEGKAIQLHPLVCAAFNADFDGDQMAVHVPLSLEAQLEARVLMMSTNNILHPANGQPIIVPSQDIVLGLYYLTLMRDGDVGQGMAFSNMAEIEHAIATKAITLHTKIKGRAWTFDANGQRVSKVFDTTPGRMILGQLLPHHVKVPFDVANKLMTKKEISGMIDTVYRNCGQKETVIFCDRIMALGFREAFKAGISFGKDDMVVPETKPKIIADTSALAKEYEQQYNDGLITQGEKYNKVVDAWAKCTDKLAEEMMARISTVQKDETGRDKPINSIFMMSHSGARGSPQQMKQLAAMRGLMAKPSGEIIESPIISNFKEGLTVLEYFNSTHGARKGLADTALKTANSGYLTRRLVDVAQDSIITSFDCGSTGGIRMRAIIDAGQIVASLATRILGRTTAEDLKELDGKIIVPAGEMIQEWHIDRINAAGIQEVKIRSVLTCEATNGVCGKCYGRDLARGTPVNMGEAVGVIAAQSIGEPGTQLTMRTFHIGGAAQIADQSFIESNFDGTVRVRNRHLARNGDGDLMVMARNVAIAIVGPDGTERAVHRVLYGARLKVDEGDVVKRGQRIAEWDPYTRPILTEVDGEVAFEDLVEGMSMSETADESTGISKRMVMDWRLNQRSATLKPSIIIKGKDGKVAKLLRGGDARYALPVDSIITAEPGAPIKAGDILARISLDSAKTRDITGGLPRVAELFEARRPKDHAIIAEITGTVQFGRDYKNKQRISIIPTEEGAEPVEYLIPKGKHIHLQDGDVVEKGDYIVDGNPAPHDILAIKGVEELAAFLVNEIQEVYRLQGVMINDKHIEVIVRQMLQKMDVSDPGETDFLPGDQVDRLEFEEANEKAVAEGRKPAIGTAVLLGITKASLQTRSFISAASFQETTRVLTEAAVNGKVDTLEGLKENVIVGRLIPAGTGAAMTKLRTIATNRDELILQQKAQSSEGEHVQLPAAE, encoded by the coding sequence ATGAATCAAGAGGTCATGAATCTCTTCAGTCCGGTCGTACAGCCGCAGGCTTTCGACCAGATCCAGATTTCTATTGCGAGCCCCGAGAAGATTCTGTCCTGGTCGTTCGGCGAGATCAAGAAGCCCGAGACGATCAACTATCGTACGTTCAAGCCGGAACGTGACGGTCTCTTCTGCGCGCGTATTTTCGGGCCGATCAAGGACTACGAGTGCTTGTGCGGCAAGTACAAGCGCATGAAGTACAAGGGCGTCATCTGCGAGAAGTGCGGCGTTGAAGTGACGCTGTCGCGCGTGCGCCGCGAGCGCATGGGCCATATCTCGCTGGCGGCTCCCGTCGCGCACATCTGGTTCCTCAAGTCGCTGCCGTCGCGCATCGGCCTGCTGATGGATATGACGCTCAAGGAACTGGAGCGCATCCTCTATTTCGAATCCTACATCGTTCTTGATGCCGGCCTGACGCCGCTCAAGGACCGCCAGCTCCTGTCCGAAGATGAATATCTGCGGGCGCAGGATGAGTATGGCCAGGACAACTTCACCGCTTCGATCGGCGCGGAAGCCATCCGCTCGATGCTGAAGGGGATGGACCTTGAGAAGATCGCGGCGCAGCTGCGCGTCGAGATCTCCGAAGCAACGACGGAACTGAAGCCGAAGAAGCTCGCCAAGCGTCTGAAGATCATCGAAGCCTTCATGCAGTCCGGCAACAAGCCGGAGTGGATGGTGCTGACGGAAGTTCCGGTCATTCCGCCGGATCTGCGTCCGCTCGTGCCGCTTGATGGTGGCCGTTTCGCGACCTCCGACCTCAACGATCTGTATCGCCGCGTCATCAACCGCAACAACCGCTTGAAGCGGCTGATCGAACTGCGTGCGCCCGACATCATCATCCGCAACGAAAAGCGCATGCTGCAGGAAGCTGTCGATGCGCTGTTCGACAACGGCCGTCGCGGCCGCGTCATCACCGGCGCCAACAAGCGTCCGCTGAAGTCGCTCGCCGATATGTTGAAGGGCAAGCAGGGCCGGTTCCGCCAGAACCTGCTCGGCAAGCGCGTCGACTATTCCGGCCGTTCGGTCATTGTCGTCGGTCCCGAATTGAAGCTGCATCAATGCGGCTTGCCGAAGAAGATGGCGCTCGAACTGTTCAAGCCGTTCATCTATTCGCGTCTCGACGCGAAGGGCTTCTCGGCAACCGTGAAGCAGGCGAAGAAGCTCGTCGAAAAAGAAAAGCCGGAAGTGTGGGATATCCTCGATGAGGTCATCCGCGAACATCCGGTGCTGTTGAACCGCGCCCCGACCCTGCATCGTCTTGGCATTCAGGCTTTCGAGCCGGTGTTGATCGAAGGCAAGGCGATCCAGCTACATCCGCTGGTCTGCGCCGCGTTCAACGCCGACTTCGACGGCGACCAGATGGCCGTGCACGTTCCGCTGTCGCTTGAAGCGCAGCTGGAAGCGCGCGTGCTGATGATGTCGACCAACAACATCCTGCATCCCGCCAACGGCCAGCCGATCATCGTGCCGTCGCAGGATATCGTGTTGGGTCTCTATTACCTGACCTTGATGCGCGACGGTGATGTCGGGCAGGGCATGGCGTTCAGCAACATGGCTGAAATCGAACATGCCATTGCAACGAAGGCCATCACGCTGCACACGAAGATCAAGGGGCGGGCCTGGACCTTCGATGCCAATGGCCAGCGCGTTTCGAAGGTGTTCGATACGACGCCAGGTCGCATGATCCTCGGCCAGCTGCTGCCGCACCACGTCAAGGTGCCTTTCGACGTCGCCAACAAGCTGATGACGAAGAAAGAAATCTCGGGGATGATCGACACCGTCTACCGCAACTGCGGTCAGAAGGAGACGGTGATCTTCTGCGATCGCATCATGGCGCTGGGCTTCCGCGAAGCCTTCAAGGCGGGCATTTCGTTCGGCAAGGACGACATGGTCGTGCCGGAGACGAAGCCGAAGATCATCGCCGACACGTCGGCTTTGGCGAAAGAGTACGAGCAGCAGTACAACGACGGCCTGATCACCCAGGGTGAGAAGTACAACAAGGTCGTCGATGCCTGGGCGAAGTGCACGGATAAGCTCGCTGAAGAGATGATGGCGCGCATCTCCACCGTCCAGAAGGACGAAACGGGACGCGACAAGCCGATCAACTCGATCTTCATGATGTCGCATTCAGGTGCGCGCGGTTCGCCGCAGCAGATGAAGCAGCTCGCCGCTATGCGCGGTCTGATGGCCAAGCCGTCAGGCGAGATCATCGAAAGCCCGATCATCTCGAACTTCAAGGAAGGTCTGACCGTTCTTGAATACTTCAACTCGACCCACGGCGCCCGTAAGGGTCTGGCCGACACCGCGTTGAAGACGGCGAACTCTGGTTATCTGACGCGTCGTCTCGTCGACGTTGCGCAGGATTCGATCATCACCTCCTTCGATTGCGGCTCGACGGGCGGCATTCGTATGCGGGCGATCATCGATGCCGGTCAGATCGTCGCGTCCTTGGCGACGCGTATTCTGGGCCGCACCACGGCCGAGGATCTGAAGGAGCTCGACGGCAAGATCATCGTGCCGGCTGGCGAGATGATTCAGGAATGGCATATCGATCGCATCAACGCTGCCGGTATTCAGGAAGTGAAGATCCGCTCGGTGCTGACCTGCGAAGCGACCAATGGTGTCTGCGGCAAGTGCTACGGACGCGATCTGGCGCGCGGGACGCCCGTCAATATGGGTGAAGCGGTCGGCGTCATCGCGGCGCAGTCGATCGGTGAGCCGGGCACGCAGCTGACGATGCGCACGTTCCACATCGGCGGCGCGGCGCAGATCGCCGATCAGTCGTTCATCGAGTCGAACTTCGATGGCACGGTGCGCGTGCGCAACCGTCATCTGGCTCGCAACGGCGATGGCGATCTGATGGTCATGGCGCGTAACGTCGCCATCGCGATTGTCGGCCCGGATGGCACCGAACGTGCCGTGCATCGCGTCCTGTATGGCGCGCGGCTGAAGGTCGACGAGGGTGATGTCGTCAAGCGCGGCCAGCGTATTGCCGAGTGGGATCCCTACACCCGTCCGATCCTCACGGAAGTGGATGGCGAGGTCGCGTTCGAAGATCTGGTCGAAGGCATGTCCATGTCGGAAACGGCGGACGAATCGACCGGTATCTCGAAGCGCATGGTCATGGACTGGCGCCTCAACCAGCGCTCGGCGACGCTCAAGCCCTCGATCATCATCAAGGGTAAGGACGGCAAGGTGGCCAAGCTGCTGCGTGGTGGCGATGCCCGCTACGCACTGCCGGTCGACTCGATCATCACCGCCGAACCAGGCGCGCCGATCAAGGCCGGCGACATCCTGGCGCGTATCTCGCTCGACTCGGCGAAAACCCGTGACATCACCGGCGGTCTGCCGCGTGTCGCGGAATTGTTCGAGGCACGCCGTCCGAAGGATCACGCGATCATCGCGGAGATCACCGGCACGGTGCAGTTCGGCCGCGACTACAAGAACAAGCAGCGCATCTCGATCATTCCGACCGAGGAAGGCGCTGAGCCGGTCGAATACCTGATCCCCAAGGGCAAGCACATCCATCTGCAGGATGGCGACGTTGTGGAGAAGGGCGACTATATCGTCGACGGCAACCCGGCGCCGCACGACATTCTGGCGATCAAGGGCGTGGAAGAGCTTGCAGCCTTCCTCGTCAACGAAATCCAGGAAGTCTACCGACTGCAGGGTGTGATGATCAACGACAAGCACATCGAGGTGATCGTTCGCCAGATGCTGCAGAAGATGGACGTCTCCGATCCTGGCGAGACGGACTTCCTGCCGGGCGACCAGGTCGACCGGCTCGAGTTCGAGGAAGCCAACGAGAAGGCTGTGGCCGAAGGCAGGAAGCCTGCCATCGGTACGGCGGTTCTGCTCGGCATCACCAAGGCGAGCCTGCAGACCCGCTCGTTCATCTCCGCCGCCTCCTTCCAGGAGACGACGCGCGTCCTCACCGAGGCCGCCGTCAACGGCAAGGTGGATACGCTCGAGGGCCTGAAGGAGAACGTCATCGTCGGCCGCCTGATTCCGGCCGGTACGGGCGCGGCGATGACCAAGCTGCGCACGATCGCAACGAATCGTGACGAGCTGATTCTTCAGCAGAAAGCCCAGTCGTCGGAAGGTGAACACGTGCAACTTCCCGCCGCCGAATAA
- the rpsL gene encoding 30S ribosomal protein S12: protein MPTISQLIRKPRQQKVYREKARHLAQCPQKRGVCTRVYTTTPKKPNSALRKVAKVRLTNGFEVIGYIPGEGHNLQEHSVVMIRGGRVKDLPGVRYHILRGVLDTQGVKDRKQRRSKYGAKRPK, encoded by the coding sequence ATGCCGACGATCAGCCAGTTGATCCGCAAACCGCGGCAACAGAAAGTGTACCGGGAAAAAGCGCGCCATCTGGCGCAGTGTCCGCAGAAGCGCGGCGTGTGCACGCGCGTCTATACGACGACCCCGAAGAAGCCGAACTCCGCCCTGCGCAAAGTCGCGAAGGTGCGTTTGACGAATGGCTTCGAGGTCATCGGTTATATCCCGGGCGAAGGGCATAACCTGCAGGAGCATTCGGTGGTCATGATCCGCGGCGGTCGCGTCAAGGATCTTCCGGGTGTCCGCTATCACATTCTGCGCGGCGTGCTCGACACGCAGGGCGTTAAGGATCGCAAGCAACGCCGTTCGAAATACGGCGCGAAGCGTCCGAAGTAA
- the rpsG gene encoding 30S ribosomal protein S7 has product MSRRHSAEKREVIPDAKFGDIVLAKFMNSIMYEGKKSVAEAIVYGAFDQIQAKAKADPIGVFRSALDNVAPAIEVRSRRVGGATYQVPVEVRPERRQALAIRWIISAARDRNDKTMEDRLSAELMDAANNRGNAVKKREDTHRMAEANRAFAHYRW; this is encoded by the coding sequence ATGTCGCGTCGTCACAGCGCCGAGAAGCGGGAAGTTATCCCCGATGCTAAGTTCGGTGATATTGTTCTCGCCAAGTTCATGAATTCGATCATGTACGAAGGCAAGAAGTCGGTGGCTGAAGCCATCGTCTATGGTGCTTTCGATCAGATTCAGGCGAAAGCCAAGGCTGATCCGATCGGTGTGTTTCGTTCCGCGCTCGACAATGTCGCGCCGGCGATCGAAGTGCGCTCGCGTCGCGTCGGTGGTGCCACCTACCAGGTGCCCGTCGAAGTGCGTCCGGAACGTCGTCAGGCGCTCGCTATCCGCTGGATCATTTCGGCGGCGCGTGATCGCAACGACAAGACGATGGAAGATCGTCTGTCGGCCGAACTGATGGATGCCGCCAACAATCGCGGTAACGCGGTTAAGAAGCGCGAAGACACGCACCGGATGGCGGAAGCCAACCGAGCTTTCGCTCATTATCGCTGGTAG